In a single window of the Debaryomyces hansenii CBS767 chromosome A complete sequence genome:
- a CDS encoding DEHA2A02266p (similar to CA4051|IPF10231.exon1 Candida albicans), which translates to MATEDNRLAQPIELCSNALIDLINQFVPDDDSNYLLKTFEFEKFTGKHQIFEDIIKEYDFDYKIDVPMTEVDDTDDEVANNLKNEIGNFNVGLDEKTRDFILTMSFQKAAQEFLTKQLEELKNTANEDEVKADKVIETGKFNISRDELRSYNRLSVLVDFQMHLVIETYPSIKSSFYSLLSQISQTLFNMSTNAISTFWYYLETRKKLIQDKIFDKQVTSDRISFLEICNTLTDRFFEKNIQGKRDLCKKDTFNDTFQYRVRMFIANIFNFEDNTGLNKYFSTSNRIVKDFSTNSRSRDDSFIKDVIQINKLFRDPYYFLKPANHKQLTRISDTLKKVYEYLMEEENSWSSVAPKIDQFAVPTPKSETEERHLKEKYANKLYFPEHYSLAQFDEKKRGDSFDQLKKQDYSFMSKQFDDSKVRQTCLIQIYFICHLYYELNAANKKVFLKSLNGPANIKHFTDDSPPDSLVSLFFKIKREIPKRYRSIDSQFSFLLQHMAIDETFWWGWLIYGKDPNTGKSLFVDKVLTASELAVAQEKTETIIPFKEKRYFNNYATPQLSRKMKVERGISILAKDSETSDNDRFQEGIDLLTEKISDAKDKQELDQLVDERNVLTWKHLKKQRNSNWLKFGNLLNKQMLSAELNMPEVSEKAAESTEQPETKEKTEDAGDNNNGNIVEKIAEESQSNIEEIEKEGMVRDSEILHDESNTESNPQSNELDSNDESSGIKRSRDADDTITEEEPATKKTKN; encoded by the coding sequence ATGGCGACTGAAGATAATAGGTTAGCTCAACCTATAGAATTATGTTCTAATGCattgattgatttgataaatcaatttgttcCGGATGATGATTCcaattatttgttgaaaaccttcgaatttgaaaaattcactGGTAAACATCAAATCTTCGAAGATATTATCAAGGAATATGACTTTGACTATAAAATCGATGTTCCAATGACAGAAGTTGATGATACCGATGATGAGGTGGCAAAcaatttaaagaatgaGATAGGAAATTTTAATGTAGGTCTAGATGAAAAAACTAGAGATTTCATATTGACTATGTCTTTTCAAAAAGCTGCTCAGGAATTTCTTACCAAGcaattagaagaattgaaaaatactgcaaatgaagatgaagtgAAGGCAGACAAAGTAATAGAAACtggaaaatttaatatttctcgTGATGAACTTAGGAGCTATAATAGACTAAGTGTATTAGTGGATTTCCAGATGCATCTAGTGATCGAGACATATCCTTCTATCAAATCTAGCTTCTACCTGTTATTATCTCAGATACTGCAAACCCTCTTTAACATGTCAACGAACGCAATTAGTACATTTTGGTACTATTTGGAAACCCgtaaaaaattaattcaagataagatttttgataaacaaGTCACTAGTGACAGAATTTCGTTCTTGGAAATATGCAATACTTTAACAGATAGATTCTTTGAGAAAAATATACAGGGTAAAAGAGATTTGTGCAAAAAGGATACGTTCAATGATACATTTCAATATCGTGTGAGGATGTTTATAGccaacattttcaattttgaagacAATACCGGGTTAAACAAATACTTCAGTACTTCTAATAGAATTGTCAAAGATTTCTCTACGAACTCGAGATCCCGAGATGACAGCTTTATAAAGGATGTGATACagataaataaattgttcCGTGATCCGTATTACTTTTTAAAGCCGGCCAACCATAAACAACTCACCAGAATATCGGATACATTAAAAAAGGTCtatgaatatttgatggaagaagaaaatagtTGGTCATCTGTTGCCCCTAAGATTGATCAGTTTGCAGTCCCTACACCAAAATCTGAGACCGAGGAAAGGCAtcttaaagaaaaatatgctaataaattatacttTCCAGAACATTATTCTCTTGCACAGTTTGATGAGAAAAAAAGAGGTGATTcatttgatcaattgaagaaacaagaTTATAGTTTCATGTCTAAGCAGTTTGATGACAGCAAAGTACGTCAAACATGTTTAATTCagatatatttcatttgtCACTTGTACTATGAATTAAATGCAGCAAACAAAAAGgtatttttgaaatcgCTCAATGGCCCTGCTAATATTAAACACTTTACGGATGATTCTCCTCCAGACAGTTTGGTGtcattattcttcaaaattaaaagagAAATACCTAAGCGCTATCGTTCCATAGACAGTCAATTTTCGTTCTTATTACAACATATGGCTATTGATGAAACTTTCTGGTGGGGCTGGTTGATATATGGAAAGGACCCAAACACAGGCAAATCGTTATTCGTTGATAAGGTGCTTACCGCTTCCGAGTTGGCAGTGGCACAAGAGAAGACTGAAACAATAATACCTTTCAAGGAAAAGCGCTATTTTAACAATTATGCAACCCCACAATTATCCAGAAAGATGAAAGTAGAACGAGGGATTCTGATATTAGCCAAGGATAGTGAAACAAGTGACAATGATAGATTTCAAGAGGGAATTGACTTACTTACAGAAAAGATATCAGATGCAAAAGATAAACAGGAATTGGACCAGCTCGTTGACGAACGTAATGTCCTTACCTGGAAACACTTGAAAAAGCAAAGGAACTCTAATTGGTTGAAATTTGGTAACTTATTGAACAAACAGATGTTAAGTGCCGAATTGAACATGCCTGAAGTATCTGAGAAGGCTGCTGAATCTACTGAACAACCAGAAACCAAAGAAAAAACAGAGGACGCCGGAGACAACAATAACGGTAATATAGTGGAAAAGATAGCGGAAGAGTCCCAAAGTAATATAgaggaaattgaaaaagaaggGATGGTTAGAGATAGTGAAATTCTACATGACGAATCCAATACTGAATCTAATCCCCAACTGAACGAATTAGATTCCAACGATGAAAGTTCAGGTATAAAGAGATCTCGTGATGCTGATGATACTAttacagaagaagaacctGCTACTAAGAAAACTAAGAATTAG